tgaaaatgataCAATATTATGCTTAAGTTCAGGTATATCTTCTCCTTTATCTGGTCattatttgatgtttttacttcatttctttaaattaagataaaaaataattttgatttatttcagcGAACAAAGCCCCAATCATTCCAAGTTTTACTCCAGTTACCACCAAGTCAGCTGACAGTGATGTTTGAAACCAGTCCAGATCTGCGACTTCCATTACTGGAACATGTCAAATCATTCACACCCCATCAGGTGATTTACATTTATACCCATTCTCTTcctctttgtttttctttcgtTATTTCCTTTTCATCTCAATGGGACATAGGCCCACTCTTCTGGTTTCCATAACAAAGATTTAACTGGTAGGGTTGTTAGTCCAACACATTGAGAAGATGTTTTATACTACCATAACAATAACCAAGTAGTGCCTTGAAGCTGTGTATGGTTGTAGTGACCTTATTGTAACCACTTGGCGACTTTTTGTCTTTGTAGGACTTTACTAaatgaatttgtttttgttacatTTCAGCAAGCACACATTCCAAAGACTATAATGACAGTGCTGGAAACAGATGCAGTAGCAGCAAAGATCAAGAGAGAACAGGAGGCAATTGAACAAAAGAGGCGAGACAAAGAAGAGGAAGAAAGGAAGAAGAAAGTCGCTGAAGAAAAGGCAAGACAGCAACGTTTATTACAAGAAAAGATTGAAAGAGAAAGGAGGATGAAGGAAGAAGAGGCAAAAGCAAAGAAGAGGAAAGAGCAGGAGGAAAAACAACTAAATGAAATTAAAGCCAAGCTTCAGTTAGATAAAGAGAAAAAAGAAAAGGATGAAATGattagaaaaacaaaagaaGCGGAGCTTAAAGCTGAAGAAGaacgtttaaaaaaagaaagggACGAGAAGAGAAAAAAGCTGGAGCTTGATAAAAAAGCAAAAGATCAGAAAGAAAAGGAAACTAAAGAGAAAGAACGGAAAGAAACAGAaccaaaagaaaaacaacacaTAAAGAAAGAGATGGAAACAAATTTGGAAATTAAAGAAAAAGAGCAGAAATCACTTAAATTAAAGGAAGTTAAAAAGGAAGACAACACAGATGAAAGAGAAGAAGAAAGAGAAgctaaagaaagaaaagaaaaggaTGCAAAAGCAAGAGAAATGAAAGAGAAAGAACAGAAGGAAAAGGAAGCAAAGTTGAAAGAACAGAAAGAAAAAGCAGCAATAGAGAAAGAACATAAAGAAATGGAAGCTAAAGAACTGAAAGAAAAGGAAGCTAAAGAACTGAAAGAAAGGGAAGCTAAAGAACTAAAAGAAAAGGAAGCTAAAGAACTGAAAGAAAAGGAAGCAAAAGTAAAGGAAATGAAAGAGAAAGAACAAAAAGAAAAGGCAGCAAAGCTGAAAGAACAGAAAGAAAAGGCAGCCAAGgtgaaagaagaagaaaaggcAGCCAAGttgaaagaagaaaaagaaaaggcAGCCAAGgtgaaagaagaagaaaaggcAGCCAAGttgaaagaagaagaaaaggaAGCAAAGgtgaaagaagaagaaaaggcAGCCAAGTTGAAAGAAGAAAAGGAAACCAAACTGAAAGAACAGAAAGAAAAGGAAGCAAATGAGAATCTACTTAAAATGAAAGAAGCCAATGCAAAAGCGCAACAAGAGGagggaaaaaaaaagaaaaatgaccTTGATATTACTGAACCTGGTAAAGTGAATGTACAAAATAGCAAAGAAATAAGTACAGTTGAAACAAATGAAATCATGCCTGAGGAGAAAAGCAAAGATTTAGAAAGGAAACGAAAATTGGAAGATGATAATCAAGAAACTGCTAAccaagaaaagaaaacaaagataGAAGAGAAAATAGTAGATACACACGAAGAAGGTAATAGCTCACAGGAAAATTCTAATGAAACTTTAAATGAAGATTGTAAAGTTGTAGTTGATAGTACAAATAGCCCGGTTGCTAAAAAACAACCAAAGAAGAAAACAGCACCTGCAGCCTCACGAAGGCAAACGCGGAGTTCGCAGAGGACGGCGAAAACAGATTGAAAAATGACCAACCGATGTGTGATATGCGCGTTCCGATTGTGGAACTGTCATGTGACCAAGGGGGAAGGTGCCATTATGAATGATTTTAGAACAGAATGTATAATCGCCCAGTATTGAAAAACTACTCTAAAAACTGTCAATTATTTTGAGTCCTTGAATGTATGTGATGCGCCAGGCTAGTGAAGTTTTTTTAAGAATTTggaaattgattgatttttttccaCAATCTCCAAGATCATTGAAACAAATGCATTTACCACAAGGATGTATAGATTCCctactaataattattttataccaaACAAGAGACATAAAGCTTTGATGTGTAGATATTGTTGAGGTGTGCAGGTATATTGTTTGCCTGTGATTATTATAAAATAGCTCTTTTTATGTCTCTTGTGTAAACAAAGGGGTTGGAATGAtctttatactgtatacagaatTTAGAAATAAAGATATGGTTTCCTTATACATAATACTTGTGCACTATTCATGTTATTGCATACAAATGCAACACTCTCTTTCAGTACTGGAAACGGATATTACGAGAAccaataaaacatttcacacagaATTTCGGCCAGTACACCAAGTCAATCTGCAACCTATTTGACCGTTATCATTAGCACAGACTCCTgacttttgatatttttttctttgctgTGTACAATTGTCATGAGTGTTATTTTGTATCACCATCTAATTATTACTCGATGGTATCACAGTGTCTTTATATCAAACGGAAATGAACAACAACCACTTGGCTACTTTTGtctaaactttattttttaattccaataattattgacaaATATACACAAGGAGAAACCTTAATTAATATGTGAAAATAATAACCCTAAGAATACATCTTGACTGTAacttaataaaataagattaaGATACTGTAAATCTTTAAACAAAGGAGGTAGACACCATAGGAAAAGCCTGCAGTctacgttaaaaaaaaaaaaaacttcagaATTGTCTAACTTGGAATTTGAATACTTGTGCGGAAgatatttaaattcaaattctgAACACATAACCAATGAAAAGGTCAAGaaatatcacatgattaaacagaacatttttacatattagTTACATGGGAAAAATATACTGTGCTTTCTATCTTggtaacaattataaataataacacactAATGTAAACCAATTAAGTTTTTCTCTCTACCTTTTAAATATCTATACACTACTGAATTGGTTTAGTACCTTTTTAATAGGGAGCTTTCTGTTTGCGATGAGCAAAGTAGGCTATGTAATGTAGGTCCAGATGACGACTAACTAATTGACCTGACCTAGCTTGTTCATCGCAAATCAAGATGTCTCTATATGTTTATGCTGGAGGGAAACTAAGGTAACGATGAAATATGCCCATCTTTTCACTGTGAAATATTGGTCTTGTTGGTGCAACTATGCAATAGTTTATGTTGCTATTTAAATTTGCATCATTTTAACTCAAGATTGTAAATAGTAACGattaagcaaaattctatcgGAATTTTCAAACCGATACTGAAAGATTGAAAGTCCAGTAGAGTGATTGCTTAACTGCTTGTATCTAGCTTTTAGTTTCAAATTGATCTTTATTCTTCAGTAAATATGCTGCCAGATACTCTATTGGGTTTGGAGGTCTGAAAGAAGACAAATATAAAGTAGAtcattgtttaaataattaatgtaagCACCAACAGTCactaagtttattttttattactctactgcagtaactacatttttactgctataatgtatgattttagtttgttcCGATTGAAGTTTATGAGGCAATCACTGCAATAAACAACAGCGTGTAAGATTTTCCTTCCATACGCAACAAATCGTTATATATTGTATACCATATTTATTAGAATAAACGCCCtggggcatttattgttcaggagggtttttaggggcatttatttgagggagacatttatttttttttaatgcatgtggcgggtattaattaaagaaaaaaataaaggcCCAGggtgtttattcaaaatgatgttctatgggggaGTTTATTCAAAGCGaagcatttatttaaatattctgTACATAGCCATTACTGCAATGGTATATTAACTGTATTCCACTACTAACCGTTCTTTTGCTAAAGCTGACATTGCCTGTAAGAGTATCGGTACTACTGTCTGGTCAAGGTATGACCTTGTAGGCAGAGACTGTAGCTCTACTTTTGCTCTCGGCCTGTCTGTCTCTGCCTTCTCACTAGCAATGATCTTTTGTACATTTTCTGTGAGGCCATGTTCAGCATGGGGTGTGTCTGCTTTCAACTGGAAACAAAAGAGTTGTTAGTTTAGAGAGAGGAAATATTGACAGCCCCCATGTAGCTTTATTTAACCTGCAAAGGGATTACCACACCCTACATGAACCTTAGAAGGTATTGGTTTAGGAATAGATTTTTGGTCTATTattcaaacatttattttagtaaatgccatacaaataatacagagcATAAAATGAGGACCAACCTAGAAGTAACCTGTCCCTTTAACATGGTTACAAACAGAACAATTGAGAATAGCACTCACACAAAAGTGATTGGGGATTTCTAACACAGTAATGTGAATTATACTTACAGCAGTTTCCTCTGCGGGTGCTGCTACACTAGCTTCTGGTTGTGGTATATTTTGCTGCTGTTCTGCAAAATAAATAATCTTTCTGAATTCTTTTATCAGAGTTCCTCCATTCTACAACCAAGAATTTGCAAAAAAACTCACATTGATTTTAAATAGTAACTTTAAAATAACATGTGATCATTCACAATAACAGTTTAGTTagaatattttaacttttcatTGTTCAtgtatttttggaaaaaaattgttacacccaatttaaaataaatgagactgtgttgaatttaataaatcaatgttttagaaattctgttaaaaaaaaaaaaagaaagccCCCAGTGAGAATTGAACTCACGACCCCTGGTTTACAAGACCAGTGCTCTAACCCCTGAGCTATGGAGGCATTTGTTGACCAGATATAATCATCAATGGACTTATTAAATGTGAGGATTTGGGTGGATACACTTGACTGCACAACACAGTTTTTACAGAACCTTGACAAAATAATGCTTTTGAACATAGCAAAgtagttaattttttttacaattattcaaAACATTAGAGGGGTTGTTGATCTCATCATGCTGGCTCTCTTTTATCTGATTTATGAATGGGAAGGATAacacaaaaaaatcattaggcctactgcATTTCAACAAAAACGTTAGCATACCATACAGCTAGACTCTCCTGTAAGAAAAACACAATACACTTATTTATATTCAAaggataggctaggcctatcttTACCATGAAAAGGTCACGTCGCACGCGGCTACAACGCCTCTCTAATCAACTTAATTGGCCTGAGTGAGCAAATTCAAACATACGAAAACAGTTGTATTGGGGTTTATGGTAGATATAAGGCAGTTGAAGTTTG
The window above is part of the Antedon mediterranea chromosome 10, ecAntMedi1.1, whole genome shotgun sequence genome. Proteins encoded here:
- the LOC140060173 gene encoding protein dpy-30 homolog; the protein is MAEEQQQNIPQPEASVAAPAEETALKADTPHAEHGLTENVQKIIASEKAETDRPRAKVELQSLPTRSYLDQTVVPILLQAMSALAKERPPNPIEYLAAYLLKNKDQFETKS